The sequence below is a genomic window from Patescibacteria group bacterium.
TTTCATGTTATTTTTTCTTCCAAAATTTAAATTTATTAAAAAGTAAAATTCGCCAGCCCAATAATTCAAGACCGATAATTGCTAGCCATGAACCGGGAGTGAGCGGAGTAAAAAAAGCGGCAAGTCCTATTAGCACCAAAACAACGCCGATGGGTTTCTTAATTTTTTGCATTTTCATTGCTTGTTTCTCGTCTTCGTAACAGTCCTTTCGTTATTTCCAATATCGGCACCACCGTTGCCGCCGCGCCCGCAACTATTGCCCAATCAGCGTACGATAAAGCCACGGTCTTAAACGGCACTTGAAGAAAAGGTACATAGATGACGAGCGCCAATAGAAGTAGCTCCCACGCAATAGCGAGGTTCAGCCACCGGTTGGCAAATGGTCGGCGCAATACCGAATAGTGATCCGAACGGAAACTGTATGCCTTGAAAAATTGAATGAGCACCAGCGAGACAAATACCATCGCCATACTCGCGACCAAATCCCGACCAGACTGCAAAGCCCAGACAAACAGACCGACATTGACGAGTGTAGACCATACCCCGCCCGTGACCATCAGCGTAACAACGGAGCGGCTGAAAATTCCGCCAGTCAATTTGCGCGGGGAACGTCGCATGATATTAGCCTCGGGCGGATCCACGGCCAGCGCCAAAGCAGGCAGGCCATCCGTGGCAAGATTCACGTATAAAATCTGCACTGCTGAGAGTGGTAAGGGCAATCCCATAAGCGACGTCACCACCATCAGTCCGATTTCGCCGATGTTTGATGAAATCAAATACATGAGGTATTTTTTTATATTGCTAAAGATAATCCGCCCCTCCTCCACCGCGGCAACAATGGAGGCAAAGTTATCATCGGTCAATATCATGGCCGCCGCTTCTCTGGAGACATCAGTACCAGTAATACCCATGGCAATGCCAATATTGGCTTTCTTGATGGCCGGAGCGTCGTTGACGCCGTCGCCCGTCATAGCCACAATATGGCCGCGACGTTGCAGGGCCTCTACCACTCGCAGTTTGTGTTCGGGCGATACCCGAGCGCAGACGGCGATGTGCTCAATACTTTGTTCTAGCTCGTTATCGCTCATCGCGGAGAGATCGCTGCCAGTAATCACTCGGCCACCGAGGGGCAAAAGGGTCAGTTCCCGCGCAATTGCCTTAGCCGTCACCGGGTGGTCACCGGTGATCATCATGAGTTTAATTCCGGCCTGTCGACAAAGCTCAATGGCCTGTTTCGCCTCCAGCCGGGGCGGATCAATCATGCCAAAGAGGCCCAGGAAAATCATATCTCGCTGCGCCAGCTCAATATCAGTGGCCGGAACATACGCCACTCCAATGACTCGAAGAGCTTCCTCGCCAAAGGTCTGCGTAGCGGCAAGGATAGCAGTGCGCACTTCCTTGGTGAGCGGTTGCACTTCTCCGCTTGTTTGGTAACGAGTGCAGGAGGCGAGAATAATTTCAGCCGCTCCCTTCCCGTACGCCACCGTGCCAAGGGGCGATTGGTGTAGTGTGGTCATTCGTTTACTTTCGGAACTAAAGGGGATTTCGGCCACGCGCCGAAACTGCTCATCCATGAATTCTTTTTGCAGTCCCGCTTTTTCTGCCGCCACGACCAACGCTCCCTCGGTGGGGTCGCCTTTCAAATCCCAAACGCCATCGGTTTTCGCAAGGCGAGCGTCCGAAGAGAGCGCGGCTGCTTGGAGTAAAAGCCGCAGGTTGTCCGTCAACGGATAGGGCTGACCTTGCCATAGAAATTCTCCTCTTGGCTCATATCCGCTGCCGCTCACCTCCAGCACAATTTCGCCATTTAAAAAAATTTTTCGCACGGTCATTTCGTCTTTGGTAAGCGTACCTGTTTTATCCGAGCAGATAATGCTTGTGCATCCCAGGGTTTCTACCGCCGGCAAATGCCGCACCAGGGCGTTCCGTTTGACCATTCGTTGCACGCCAATGGCGAGCGAGATCGTCACCACCGCGGGAAGCGCCTCAGGCACTACCGCGACGGCGAGTGCAATACCAAAGACTATCATCTCAAGTAGCGGTTGCCCTCGGAATAACCCGAGCAGTACGATACCCGCCACCACCGCAAAAGCGGCTTTGGTCAGGGTTTTCGCCACGCGGTCCAAATTTTTTGCTAAAGGAGTTTCTTCCTGCTCCACACTTTGGAGCATCCCCGCAATACGGCCAAATTCTGTCTGCATACCAGTGGCAGTAACTATGGCTCGTCCACGACCGTAGATAGCACTGGTACCTGCAAAAACCATATTGCGACGATCCCCGAGTGGAGATCCTTCCTCACAGGTAAGCTCACTATGTTTTTCTACAGGTACAGATTCACCGGTTAATGCCGCTTCTTCCGCCTTTAGATTCACTGCTTCAATTAAACGAGCGTCAGCCGGGAAGCGATCGCCGGTCGCAAGCACAATAATGTCGCCTGGCACGAGCTCTTGGGCAGGCACTTCTCGCTCCAATCCATCGCGGAAAACCAGAGCTATTGGTGCGGCGAGCCTGCGCAGCGCTTCAAGCGCCCGCCCGGCGCGCCACTCTTGAACAAAACCCAGGACTACGGCAAAGAGTATAATCACCCCAATAGCGATCGCTTCCACCACATGGCCCAAAATACCAGAGAGCGCCGTGGCGACAAGTAGAATAAGAATTAAGGAATTCTTGAACTGATG
It includes:
- a CDS encoding cation-translocating P-type ATPase, with the protein product MHHKNLGNNEANRRPWHALTAATAIAELKTDGTTGLSDVEAQTRLQQYGPNQLIAAAQISPFTLFLHQFKNSLILILLVATALSGILGHVVEAIAIGVIILFAVVLGFVQEWRAGRALEALRRLAAPIALVFRDGLEREVPAQELVPGDIIVLATGDRFPADARLIEAVNLKAEEAALTGESVPVEKHSELTCEEGSPLGDRRNMVFAGTSAIYGRGRAIVTATGMQTEFGRIAGMLQSVEQEETPLAKNLDRVAKTLTKAAFAVVAGIVLLGLFRGQPLLEMIVFGIALAVAVVPEALPAVVTISLAIGVQRMVKRNALVRHLPAVETLGCTSIICSDKTGTLTKDEMTVRKIFLNGEIVLEVSGSGYEPRGEFLWQGQPYPLTDNLRLLLQAAALSSDARLAKTDGVWDLKGDPTEGALVVAAEKAGLQKEFMDEQFRRVAEIPFSSESKRMTTLHQSPLGTVAYGKGAAEIILASCTRYQTSGEVQPLTKEVRTAILAATQTFGEEALRVIGVAYVPATDIELAQRDMIFLGLFGMIDPPRLEAKQAIELCRQAGIKLMMITGDHPVTAKAIARELTLLPLGGRVITGSDLSAMSDNELEQSIEHIAVCARVSPEHKLRVVEALQRRGHIVAMTGDGVNDAPAIKKANIGIAMGITGTDVSREAAAMILTDDNFASIVAAVEEGRIIFSNIKKYLMYLISSNIGEIGLMVVTSLMGLPLPLSAVQILYVNLATDGLPALALAVDPPEANIMRRSPRKLTGGIFSRSVVTLMVTGGVWSTLVNVGLFVWALQSGRDLVASMAMVFVSLVLIQFFKAYSFRSDHYSVLRRPFANRWLNLAIAWELLLLALVIYVPFLQVPFKTVALSYADWAIVAGAAATVVPILEITKGLLRRRETSNENAKN